A genome region from Natronobeatus ordinarius includes the following:
- a CDS encoding PQQ-binding-like beta-propeller repeat protein: MSQQRLGRRDVLKLTAAGTVGALAFSSTTGARESPETQASDAGEKLWSFETDFGVMKSGPTIVDGTVYVGTRDGVLYVFDATTGEKQWEFLTEGIINPSPTVIDDTVYIASNDNSVYALPVDPEWEDGSAEEGDYLWRFETDERDIHYEDLNHIWGSPTVLDGTVYVGNNSGFVYAIDAETGEQEWRFDEPKDWITTSPTVVDGTVYIGAGWDETDKHLYAIDAETGEEEWRFQAEGDIASSATVADGTVYVGSHLTEQVDGEAAATSASPNIDPETGDLTEGVTTQQEWEYYGWLHAVDAEDGTEEWTVEADGWIRGSPTVADGTVYVGSNDGLLHALEAETGESEWTFATEGWIDESSPTVVNDTVFVADIGSEIGGSVYGIDTATGEKEWQFETEAAGFRSSPTVVDGVLYIGSDAGHGGEDSNMYAIDTHVDCSSNGSRVELGTHGHHNVWAEYAAEDSDGDVSDYADDDGNVQTDGLREAIDDWRGGDISTDLLRDVIDVWESS; the protein is encoded by the coding sequence ATGAGTCAACAGCGTCTAGGACGGCGGGACGTCTTAAAGTTGACCGCCGCTGGTACTGTCGGTGCTCTCGCTTTCTCGAGCACTACCGGGGCGCGAGAGTCCCCTGAAACGCAAGCGAGTGACGCCGGTGAGAAACTGTGGTCGTTCGAGACGGACTTCGGTGTGATGAAGTCGGGACCGACAATCGTCGATGGGACGGTCTACGTCGGAACGCGGGACGGTGTGCTCTACGTGTTCGATGCAACGACGGGCGAGAAGCAGTGGGAGTTCCTGACTGAAGGAATTATCAATCCCTCGCCGACGGTCATCGACGACACCGTTTACATCGCGAGTAACGACAACTCGGTGTACGCACTCCCAGTCGACCCCGAGTGGGAGGACGGAAGCGCCGAGGAGGGCGATTATCTCTGGCGCTTCGAGACCGACGAGCGGGACATTCACTACGAGGACCTCAATCACATCTGGGGCTCGCCGACGGTCCTCGATGGCACCGTTTACGTCGGAAACAACAGCGGTTTCGTCTACGCAATCGACGCCGAGACCGGCGAGCAAGAGTGGCGTTTCGACGAACCGAAAGACTGGATCACCACCTCTCCAACTGTCGTCGACGGAACCGTGTATATCGGTGCAGGGTGGGATGAAACCGACAAACACCTGTATGCAATCGACGCCGAAACCGGTGAAGAGGAGTGGCGGTTCCAGGCCGAAGGCGACATCGCGTCGTCGGCCACAGTCGCGGACGGGACTGTCTACGTCGGAAGTCACCTGACAGAGCAAGTTGACGGCGAGGCAGCGGCGACGTCAGCGTCTCCGAATATCGATCCTGAAACGGGCGACCTAACCGAGGGTGTGACCACCCAGCAGGAGTGGGAGTACTACGGTTGGCTTCACGCTGTCGACGCCGAAGATGGCACCGAAGAGTGGACAGTCGAGGCGGATGGCTGGATCCGTGGCTCCCCGACGGTTGCTGACGGCACCGTGTATGTCGGTAGCAACGATGGACTCCTGCACGCCCTCGAGGCCGAGACGGGAGAGAGCGAATGGACGTTTGCGACCGAGGGTTGGATCGACGAGTCGTCCCCGACGGTCGTCAATGACACGGTATTCGTTGCTGACATCGGTTCCGAGATCGGTGGATCGGTCTATGGAATCGACACAGCAACTGGTGAAAAAGAGTGGCAGTTCGAGACGGAAGCTGCCGGTTTCCGCTCGTCTCCGACAGTAGTCGATGGAGTGTTGTACATCGGTTCCGACGCCGGCCACGGTGGCGAAGACTCGAACATGTACGCGATCGACACCCACGTCGACTGCTCGAGTAATGGCTCCCGCGTTGAACTTGGCACGCACGGTCACCACAACGTCTGGGCGGAATACGCCGCTGAAGATAGCGATGGTGACGTCAGCGACTATGCCGACGACGACGGCAACGTCCAGACCGACGGCCTCCGCGAGGCGATCGACGACTGGCGCGGCGGAGACATCAGTACGGACCTGCTGCGGGACGTGATCGACGTCTGGGAAAGCAGCTAA